The nucleotide sequence TAATAATCATTGTTCTTTTCGCTTTTTCGTTTATTAATGCTCCCCAACCTAAAAAGCAAGGACAATTAGAAGAAAGCCAAGAAAAAAGCGAAGAAAAAACAGAATGGTTATTAAATGAAGCGGCATTTGAAATTACTAAATCTGAAGAAATTGCAATCAAATTGCCTCTATATACTGCTTTGCTCTCAGAAAAGGGCGGAATTAGAAGCTATAAATTAAATGAATATGAAACAAGAGACGTCGGAGTTGGACAATTAGAGCAGAAATTGCAAAAGGCACAGCAACAATTTCGTCAACAGTCAAGGTCTCGGGATGCAGAGATAAATTCACCCGTTTTATATTCGATAGAAAAATTAAGATATGAGGTTTCACAGCTAAAAGAACCTGCCGAAGACAAAGGTGTTGAATTAATATCTTTTAGCGAGCTTTACCATGATTCCCTACCCCCTTTCTTGAAAATCATAGACAAAAACAACACATTAATATGGTCGGAGAAAAACAATTACAAATTGGTAAGGACGGGATCAGGTAGAGTCCAACTAATCCAGGAAATACCGGGTGTTATCGCGATTAAAAAGGAATTTGTTTTCGAGCCGGATTCATATTTGGTAGACGTAAAAATTATAGTGGAGAATATTGGCTCCAGTGTTTTTGAAAACAATAATTTCCTCATAACTTGTGGCCCGGATGTGGGTATTGACGATGGCATTCGCGCTTATACCAAATTTGAACCTGCAGTTTTTGTCGACAACCAATTAAAACGAGAGAAATTTGGCAGGGGCTCTCAAAACAAAATTGTGGAAAAAACAGTATATGGACAAATTGGTTGGGTGGCTTTGCAGAATAAGTATTTTGCAAAAATTTTAATACCCAACGGAGATGTCAAAAGCGCTTACATACACAAGAATGAACGCGAAGAAAAGACAATAGGATTAAAAGTAGCTATACCTTCCCTTAGCCCTTCGCAAACAAGAGAATTTTCTTTCCAGATGTATTTAGGCCCCAAGAAACTGGAGAATT is from bacterium and encodes:
- the yidC gene encoding membrane protein insertase YidC, producing MEKRLILAVFLIIIVLFAFSFINAPQPKKQGQLEESQEKSEEKTEWLLNEAAFEITKSEEIAIKLPLYTALLSEKGGIRSYKLNEYETRDVGVGQLEQKLQKAQQQFRQQSRSRDAEINSPVLYSIEKLRYEVSQLKEPAEDKGVELISFSELYHDSLPPFLKIIDKNNTLIWSEKNNYKLVRTGSGRVQLIQEIPGVIAIKKEFVFEPDSYLVDVKIIVENIGSSVFENNNFLITCGPDVGIDDGIRAYTKFEPAVFVDNQLKREKFGRGSQNKIVEKTVYGQIGWVALQNKYFAKILIPNGDVKSAYIHKNEREEKTIGLKVAIPSLSPSQTREFSFQMYLGPKKLENLYQIGRETSKIVDYGLFGNLFRIVHILKFFHRLTNNYGVAIILLTVLINLILLPLSLKSFRSMKEMRKLQPEMEKLRKEFKDDAQRMNKEVMELYRRHKVNPAGGCLPMLLQLPIFIGLFMTLRSVIELRGAPFIFWIKDLSLPDALSLPFSLPYIGSAINILPIIMTGVTFVQQKVSGSTGTSQPMMLMFPIFMLFIFYNFPSGLVLYFLCGNVINILAQTWINRPELKKV